One segment of Methylotuvimicrobium sp. KM2 DNA contains the following:
- the icmH gene encoding type IVB secretion system protein IcmH/DotU has translation MNQDDPFGNYIDDDKTILRPTPGGRKPKPQEPMPAHAPDNAPMPPEGLHERIVYSKDNPLTASALSLLSLVAQLRNTASHPDIAGLRDNVINEVKRFEAKALGHGIPPDQVQAARYCLCTLLDETVLNTPWGCNSLWSTHSLLITFHKEAWGGEKFFQILKNIMQQPGTHLHLLELLYFCLCLGFEGKYRIQEHGMTRLEEVRENLYQIIQRQRGDIEKELSIQWQGIKDRRNVLTRLVPLWVIGAVVGMVLMLAYLGYLYLINAASNPLLAKLYAIKDGLEPLQVAVAEPLPETPKPPDAPPAYSLYDDISGFLAPEIARGEVVLDRKNDKIVLRIMGKGFFASGRDSITAKYYPLMNRIGEALTKVTGSILVVGHTDSDPIFSARFPSNWDLSRARAQSVADMLKSKPGIAATITSEGRAETQPLVPNDSAEHKAMNRRVEIIFSGLKGQT, from the coding sequence GTGAATCAAGACGACCCATTCGGTAATTACATCGATGACGATAAAACCATCCTCAGGCCTACGCCGGGCGGAAGAAAGCCCAAACCGCAGGAGCCGATGCCGGCGCATGCGCCCGATAATGCGCCAATGCCTCCTGAAGGCCTACACGAACGAATAGTCTATTCGAAAGATAACCCGTTGACTGCTAGTGCGTTGTCTTTGTTATCTTTAGTCGCGCAATTACGCAATACCGCATCGCATCCGGACATTGCCGGTCTGAGAGATAATGTGATCAACGAAGTCAAGCGCTTCGAAGCAAAAGCGCTGGGACATGGCATCCCGCCCGATCAAGTGCAGGCCGCGCGTTATTGTCTTTGTACCTTACTCGACGAGACCGTGTTAAATACGCCTTGGGGTTGCAACAGCTTGTGGAGCACACATAGCCTGTTGATCACTTTTCATAAAGAAGCCTGGGGCGGAGAAAAGTTTTTCCAAATTTTGAAAAATATCATGCAACAGCCCGGCACGCATCTGCATTTGCTGGAATTGTTGTATTTTTGTCTTTGCCTCGGCTTCGAAGGAAAATACCGCATTCAGGAACACGGCATGACCCGGCTCGAAGAGGTTCGGGAAAATCTGTATCAAATCATACAGCGGCAGCGCGGCGATATTGAAAAGGAACTGTCGATACAATGGCAGGGCATCAAAGACAGACGGAATGTGTTGACCCGCTTGGTTCCGCTATGGGTCATCGGCGCGGTGGTCGGTATGGTTCTAATGCTGGCCTATCTCGGCTATCTCTATTTAATTAATGCCGCGTCCAATCCATTGCTGGCAAAACTTTATGCGATCAAGGACGGCCTTGAGCCGCTACAAGTCGCAGTCGCCGAACCGTTACCCGAAACGCCTAAACCGCCCGATGCGCCTCCCGCTTATTCATTGTATGACGATATCAGCGGTTTTCTTGCGCCGGAAATTGCGCGCGGCGAAGTCGTGTTGGATCGCAAGAACGACAAAATCGTGTTACGCATCATGGGCAAGGGGTTCTTTGCTTCCGGAAGGGACTCGATAACCGCCAAATATTACCCGTTAATGAATAGAATCGGCGAAGCGCTTACCAAAGTCACCGGCAGTATTCTAGTTGTCGGTCATACCGACAGCGATCCGATTTTTTCGGCGAGATTTCCATCCAATTGGGATTTATCGAGAGCCCGAGCGCAGTCGGTTGCCGATATGCTCAAAAGTAAGCCGGGAATCGCTGCGACCATTACATCCGAAGGGCGTGCGGAAACGCAACCGCTGGTGCCGAATGATAGCGCCGAACATAAAGCGATGAACCGTCGTGTCGAAATCATTTTTTCAGGATTAAAAGGACAAACGTGA